One segment of Ascidiaceihabitans donghaensis DNA contains the following:
- a CDS encoding TetR/AcrR family transcriptional regulator — protein sequence MNELPAKLKTRTDRKTAKHDVKKRQIADSAISALKELGYANTTLRDIAAKSALSLGMLHYYFADRAELIIYCVEIYKEDFVHKVAKALETAQGRDQVIEAFTEALVASIFDDAMTHRLWYDIRTQAMFDTSFRPVVATIEQALIGLLRTAFEKADHPAPLQIEIHYALLDGVFRHIMQGQFEEHPRRTFRNFQGPVEPIHVKYPSGFARVADLNQTKGKGKICSTT from the coding sequence ATGAACGAGTTGCCAGCAAAATTGAAAACGCGCACAGACCGTAAAACGGCAAAACATGACGTCAAGAAACGCCAGATCGCGGATAGCGCGATCTCGGCACTTAAAGAACTGGGTTATGCAAATACGACCTTGCGCGACATAGCAGCAAAAAGTGCGCTATCGCTGGGCATGCTTCACTACTATTTTGCAGATCGCGCAGAGCTTATCATCTATTGCGTCGAAATCTACAAAGAGGACTTCGTTCACAAGGTCGCAAAAGCTTTGGAAACGGCACAAGGCAGGGATCAGGTCATAGAAGCCTTCACCGAAGCTCTTGTCGCTTCGATCTTTGACGACGCAATGACCCACAGGCTTTGGTATGACATCCGTACCCAAGCCATGTTCGATACGTCGTTCCGTCCTGTCGTTGCAACAATCGAACAGGCTTTGATCGGGCTGCTGCGCACAGCATTCGAAAAAGCGGACCACCCTGCACCACTGCAAATCGAAATTCACTATGCGCTTCTTGACGGTGTGTTTCGCCATATCATGCAAGGACAATTCGAAGAACACCCGCGCCGGACTTTCCGAAATTTTCAGGGGCCTGTTGAACCAATTCATGTAAAATACCCAAGCGGGTTTGCCCGTGTGGCTGACCTCAACCAAACTAAGGGCAAAGGAAAAATATGCAGTACCACCTGA